ACTCGTTGCTATCATTGGCATTTCCGGCTCAGGACTTCCAAGCCGGCTTTCAGAAAATACTCAACAATTCCTATCAGCGACACAAGATATCGACCCGCTACGAGAACATTGCGAGGGAATACACCCATTATCTCAACATGCCTGTCAATTCGGCGCACCGGAAACGCCTATAGACTTCGTACTTCTAGGAGATAGTCATGCAGGTGCAATTCGGTCAGCGATTGAAAAATGGGCCATATCCTCCGGGCGTGCAGGTACGCTTCTATGGCTACGTGGTTGTCCTATGTTGTTAGGGGCGACGAAGGTTCCGGATTTCCGTTCTGTCGAATGCACTGAATTCAAAAAGGCGGTCTATAAAGCGATCGAGGCAACACCAAGTATTAAAACAGTCTTCATAGCGGGACGATGGGAACAAGCCTATACAGGTATCGCTCCAGAAATTGGCGGCTCATTTCGAACGTATTGGATTGACAACACTCATTCAGAGCACACACCGGATGTGTCGATTAGGGTGTTCGAAAATGCATTGGAAAGAACGTCGCGCACCTTCGAAAAACTGGGGGCTGAGGTCATTTTCGTTGGTGCAGTACCCGAAACAGGTTTTGACGTACCACGAGTTTTGGCCCTTGCCTCTCACAATCAGCATTCTTCCCAAGCTGATATAGTAATACGAGACTCCGAAATTAAATCGACGCTCGATAGCGTATTTCAACGAATAACCGAAACATCAATGAATTCTCACTATATTAGTATCTGGCGAAATTTTTGCGATCCCAATTGCGTTATCACTAGAAATGGTATTCCACTTTATAGCGATGATGATCATCTTACACTTACAGCGGCTAGAGACTTTCTGGGACCAATATTGACCCAGGAAATTGTGCGAAGTGCTCGACGTGTACACTGATGCATTGATTACCTAAATAAATAGTACAAGATCGGCTTTTTACAAAATCTCATCCGCAGCATGCTCTGTCTGTCAATGTCTATACGGAAAACACGAACTCAACTCCCAACAAATCCATCGCTGTCTAGCCGTGTTAAGTTGCGATGGATACTAATAGTCGTAGAGATAATTCTGGGTAGACATTCTAGTCCGAAACAGGTTAGTCCTACTTAAAAAAAACCCGGCGTTAGCCGGGTTTTGATTTACCAGGTTTTGATACACTTGAGATATAGACTCAATTGGAGCCCCTTCCCTATTCTTCTCACATCGCTTTACTGCATCGTCCAGTTCACCGTAGTGCTCTCCACTGACAAATCGGATAAACCAAAGTGAAGGTCAAGCCTGTTTTCTCCTGGCGCTAGCAGTTGATGCATATCAGGACAAACGGCGACGCTATCTTTTTCCTTGTATGGCAGGATGACACAAGCCTGAAGATAATTTGAGACGTCAACGCCGTTCAATTGACCACTAATACTGGTCACAGGCAACAGGCCTTCAACATAAATCGCCGCGTCAAAACGTTGTAGATGATGAATATTTCCATCCGACGGAACAACGCTGATTACGCCTCTTGACACTAACTCAATGGATACAATGTTACTCATGACTGTCCACGACCAGTCCTTACCCGACAAATAAACATTTTTGTCGGTAAAACTATTAAGTAGTATCGGATCTGTGATCATGTAGCTTCCATCGGAAAATAGTTGTTGTCCCTGGTTGACCATGAGGTCTATCGACATAAACCCAATGTCCATAAACGAATTCGTATTCTTAATATTCGTTTCGCTATATATATGAAAATTTGATATGCCATAATTGTTGTCGACAAATGTCATCGCGGTGATTTTATCGGTAATGGCAGACCAATTATTTGCTTTCACCTCAATAGCGCCCTTACCGGCAGGGTGGTCAAACATGGTCATTAAAGGGGGCGTATTCACGTCCTGTACACCGGCTATGTTTGTATCGATGGTATAAAACAGTTCAATAGTGTCGCCAATGGATACATTGTTAGTCACCATCGTCGAGCCACTCTGCCACATATCACTTACCTGCGCGACGACCCTATACACGTATTGTCCTAGCGTCGCTGGCGGTGGTACAGGATCTACACCGGGTATCACTGATGATTGCAGCATATCCAGGCTAAGTTCTATGCTAAACCATTCACCGTTCCTTGAACCCGAAATGAATACACTGCGAATTAAATCAAACTTTTGAATGTCGGGAACTTGTGCCGTAAGCAGCTCACTATCCAACGCCCCACCCACTACACCGTACATATTGACATTTACGCCGTCGATGGTAATGTCACCATTCGTCATAGGAGACCAACTCATGACGTAATAGCTTTCATCGTTGGGAGCCCAGACTTCGTCCTGAATATTGACTTCCAGACCAACGCCATCTAATGCGCTACTGGAAAATTTCATCCCCCCGATATTTACCACCATGCTCTCATCTTCAGAGGCGTGAACATACCGACCTACTCCAATAGTAGGATCGGAGTCTTGAGTGAGCGTGTCGATTTTGTAACTGCCATAGACTTGCTCTCCGAGGGTAATATTGGAAACAACACCGTAGGGATCATAGATATTGACTATCGAACCGCCATACGCCACGTCAACCTTTTCGGCGAAAGCAGATGCAGAAAGTACACTACCTATAATTAAAAAAAAGATGCTTTTTCTGAAAATCATATATGTCAATCCTCATTTTGATACCGCTAAAAATGTATTCCACAAAACCAATCGAGTTAAGAACTTTTACGATGTGTTAAACCGATTGAGCTTGGGCGAGGTAAAATTGCGACAAGTATGCCATCAGAACCAGGCTACTTTTATTGGAAAAGGATGCGCACTTATATCTTGAATTGACTCAGTTCAAGCCATTGAGTATTTTCGTACACCCATCATGCAATTAGCTAAGAAACTATCTCAATTCAAGGATTTTTTCGGGCTTTTTCATCTGCCAGAAACGTCTGAATTTATAACTGACAATCAGTCCAGCCAGAACGGCAAGTATTCTCCGCAAGCCGATAATCCGGCAACAATGACCGGTGACAAATCTCGACAATTCGGATTCTGGTTAAGAATTGTTACAGATTGTTGAATGTTTCCATACCAACTAGTACGTTTGTATTATTACCAATTCCCGGCCGAATTATTTTTATGACGTCTTTGTTTTGTTCACAACGATATCCAGCATTATGTAAACTTTCTGCTCACGCCACATCGTTCCAACGGCTAGAGTAATAGTCGATCGGGGATTCTTGAACAGACTCGTTTCGCATCTGTCCAATTTTCGTTTCACGAAAAATGAAAGTTTTCTCGACCGACTTTGCTAGACAACAGTTTATTGAAAAACTAAAGGTGAGTAGATTATATACGAGAAAGTGATACAATCCCCAGCGAGGAAAAACCGGAAAAGGAATCCCATGAGCCTTATCTTTAGAATGATTTGGTTATTAATCACGGCAAGAAAGAAGCCACGTTTGCCGTATATCAAACCGGAGAACGAGTTAACACTTCGCGTACTCCCCAATGATCTCGATATCAATTTGCACATGAATAATGGTCGCTATCTCACTATCTGCGATCTCTCGCGGGTCGATATGTTTATCCGTTCAGGCCTTGGCAAGACCATGTTCAAACAACACTGGATACCCATCATCACCGAACACACCATGGTCTATAAAAAGGCATTGCGCCCTTTTCAAAAATACACGGTAACCATGGCAGTGACAGGTTGGGATGAACGTAGTTTCGATATGACGCACACCTTTTTAGTCGGCGATAGAGTTATGGCTGAGGGGACGTCCAAAGGCGTCATCTATTCAAAAAAGGAAGGTGTCATTCCGCCGGAACGCGTGATGGAGACGGTAAAACAGTCTCTTTAGTTTAAACTCTGCTACTCAAACGGTGGAACAGCCGCCCTTGTTCAGCACTGAATAGGTCGCTATCTATACGATCACTATATTCCCACGATTGAAATACTCTCGACTATAAGCCCCAATAGTCGCTGTGCAAAACTGCACATACAGCCCCCCCCTCTTCTCGTACGCTATCCCTCAAGAAGACAGTACTCAAAAATAAAGAGGAACCCGTATGTATCAGGCAATTGCGCTCTCCAGCAACTACCAAAACGATGCACTGGCGTCGCACTTTCATACAACTGAGACAACTCCCGACCGCCAAGCCGACCTCACTCGCATGAAGCAAGAAGTCGCCGCCTTCAGGGGTGGAGATACCATGCGCAGCAGCGTCCAACTCGGTCTGACGTCACTAAGCCTTGTGTTTTCGTTCAGCTTAGCCGTCTATTCCGTTGACAACAGCGTAGGCTTGAGTCTGCTGTTTAGCACATTAGCCGCACTGTGCATATTGCGCCTCTTTATGATTCAACATGATTGCGGACATGGCGCATTCTTTCAGTCGAGGCGTGCTAACGATGTCGTTGGACGCATCATAGGCGTAATCACCCTCACCCCATATCAGTGCTGGCGCAGATTCCACGCTATGCACCATGCAGGTACCGGTAATCTGGAAAAGCGCGGTTACGGTGACATCAAAACCTTGACTGTTCGCGAATACCAAGCACTTTCACCGAGAGCGAAACTTCTGTACCGCTTGTTTCGTCACCCGGCGATTTTGTTTGGCGTTCTTCCCTTTGTCTTATTCTTTGTTCGTCAACGTCTAACCTACTACATTCCAAAGAACTGGATCAAGGAGCGAAAAAGCGTCCACTATACCAATGCTGGTATTGCAGTTGTTGCCATCGCAATGTCTTTCATCGTCGGTCTTGAGGCGTTTCTATCAGTCTATGTACCTGCCATGATCATCGCCGCCAGTATTGGCGTATGGCTGTTCTATGTACAACACCAGTTTGAAGACGCCTACTGGGAAAGCCAGACAAAGTGGACTTATAACGAAGCGGCTGTTTACGGCTCGTCCTATTACAAACTTCCACAGTGGGCACAATGGCTATTCGCTCATATTACTGTGCACCATGTACATCATCTCGACTGCACAATACCCAACTATCGATTAAAAGAATGTAACGAACGTGTATCTGGCTTAAAAGACAGTGCACCCGGTATCAGTTTTAGACAGAGCCTGGAGACGATTCGATACAAACTTTGGGATGAGCAGAAAAAACAAATGGTTTCGTTTAACTACTAATTAAAGGGAGATACTCCAATGATTATTTCAGGAGAATTGGCAGAAATTGCGATAGTGGCATCAAAGATTATTGCAGGTTTTGTAATCGGCTATGTTGTCGCATCGTATATTGAGTCTTATATGCATCAGAACGTATCTGACGCGCAAATGAAACGGGTCAAAAAGTGGAAGAAACACCCAAAGCTCTTTTGGTATCTTATCCGAACGCACTACTCGCATCACGTCATACACCATGTCAAGACTTTTAAGAAAGACTACGTTACGCAATTCCGTAACGAAGAAGAAAAACTAGCCTTAGACAAGGAACTCGATACCAAGGGAGCCCACGGTGAAATCATTAAAAAATCGCGCTATGCGGTCAAACTTCACGGAAGCGGCTCACTGGTGTTTGTCGCCCCGCTTTTGCCTGCGATACCGTTGTTTAGTTACACACTTGGCGCATGGAGTTTGTTGGGTGCTGTCGTTGCGCTTTCATTGCCGCCAATATTCAGTAACTACATACACCAATACCTGCATATGCCACACGAAAAGGCGATCAACACTGCACCACCTTTCATCGCCTGGCTGTTGAAGACAGAGTACTTCAAGGCAGTTGCCCGCAATCACTTTATGCATCATCGCTATATGGTGGGCAATTTCAATCTGGTACTTGGCGGAGACATCCTGCGTGGCGTAAACCGCAAGCCTACCGAACAAGACATTCAAAGAATGATAGACATCGGTTTACCTGTTACCGAAAAGCAAATCAACCTGGTTCAACAGGCCGCATAGGGGCAGACAACGATGTACACAGAAACGTTTGATAGCTATAGCGACGCAGTCGATACCACACCACTGCGTCATATCAGAAGTGACAAACAGGCTTTAGAAGTCTATGCAGAGCTAAAACAAGCCTTGCAGAAAACCGATTTCTTTAAACCCGACCCTATGGCCTACGTTTTCCGTGGCGCCTGGGTCACCGGAGGTGCATTAGCCGTCTATTCTCTGTTTCTCAGTCAGGACAACTGGGGGATTAAGCTACTGGCCTGTGTGCTCCTGGGATTCTTGTGTGT
The nucleotide sequence above comes from Gammaproteobacteria bacterium. Encoded proteins:
- a CDS encoding acyl-CoA thioesterase — its product is MSLIFRMIWLLITARKKPRLPYIKPENELTLRVLPNDLDINLHMNNGRYLTICDLSRVDMFIRSGLGKTMFKQHWIPIITEHTMVYKKALRPFQKYTVTMAVTGWDERSFDMTHTFLVGDRVMAEGTSKGVIYSKKEGVIPPERVMETVKQSL
- a CDS encoding fatty acid desaturase; the protein is MYQAIALSSNYQNDALASHFHTTETTPDRQADLTRMKQEVAAFRGGDTMRSSVQLGLTSLSLVFSFSLAVYSVDNSVGLSLLFSTLAALCILRLFMIQHDCGHGAFFQSRRANDVVGRIIGVITLTPYQCWRRFHAMHHAGTGNLEKRGYGDIKTLTVREYQALSPRAKLLYRLFRHPAILFGVLPFVLFFVRQRLTYYIPKNWIKERKSVHYTNAGIAVVAIAMSFIVGLEAFLSVYVPAMIIAASIGVWLFYVQHQFEDAYWESQTKWTYNEAAVYGSSYYKLPQWAQWLFAHITVHHVHHLDCTIPNYRLKECNERVSGLKDSAPGISFRQSLETIRYKLWDEQKKQMVSFNY